In one Trichlorobacter lovleyi SZ genomic region, the following are encoded:
- a CDS encoding phage holin family protein — protein sequence MSLAINWVISGIAIVITAYLLPGIHLSGFKAALLTALALGLINAFIKPVLSLLTLPLTVMTLGLFSLVLNALLIMLTAKLVPGFQVQGFLWAVAFSVVLTITNWILSIFKQ from the coding sequence ATGAGTCTTGCCATCAACTGGGTTATTTCCGGCATTGCCATTGTGATTACCGCTTACCTGCTGCCGGGCATACATCTGTCCGGCTTCAAGGCCGCCCTGCTGACAGCACTGGCACTGGGTCTGATCAATGCCTTTATCAAGCCGGTCCTTTCTTTGCTGACCCTGCCGTTGACGGTCATGACCCTGGGACTGTTCAGTCTGGTGCTGAATGCCCTGCTGATCATGCTGACCGCCAAGCTGGTGCCCGGTTTTCAGGTGCAGGGCTTTCTCTGGGCAGTGGCGTTCAGTGTTGTGCTGACCATCACCAACTGGATCTTGAGCATCTTCAAACAATGA
- a CDS encoding magnesium and cobalt transport protein CorA — translation MDYRRTAKELLNEHPQTIAVALSRLPAEHAGEILKLLPGFIQADLVNRIVQTDQLPTVVVEEIDRLLDRLIR, via the coding sequence ATGGACTACCGTCGTACCGCCAAAGAGTTGCTGAATGAACATCCCCAGACCATTGCAGTGGCCTTGTCCCGCCTGCCCGCTGAACATGCCGGAGAGATCCTGAAGCTGTTGCCCGGTTTTATTCAGGCTGATCTGGTGAACCGGATCGTGCAGACTGATCAGTTGCCAACTGTCGTGGTTGAGGAGATTGACCGGCTGCTGGATCGCCTGATACGTTAG
- a CDS encoding restriction endonuclease subunit S, whose product MTNTVFSNGWLTVPLSDLLMSLETGSRPKGGVRGITAGIPSLGGEHLDSNGGFKLDNIRYVPLEFAELMTRGAINNGDILVVKDGATTGKVSFVDNSFPLSIAVVNEHVFLCRCSSLLNSKYIFFYLFSNSGNQQILEDFRGAAQGGISQRFADLVKVPLAPAAEQTRIVEKLEELFSDLDAGVAELKAAQKKLAQYRQSLLKAAVEGSLTAEWRTKNTPKETGAQLLERILKERRARWEEKQLARFKEQAKTPPKGWQDKYPEPVQPDTTNLPELPEGWVWASVDQVGEVFLGKMLDKTKHQTGAMLPYLRNISVRWGSIETHDLPEMYYEEDELERYGLASGDVLVCEGGEPGRAAVCGKEHEKLKYQKALHRVRLFSLYESDLLVFYLEHLAKTGMLEQYFTGSTIKHFTKESFIALPIPLPPICEQSEIVEHLKLAIQCAQEQDAAIIHSLTQAAAQRKNILKSAFSGQLVLQAPNDEPASLLLERIRAERQKGESSTKKRSSRKKVAKL is encoded by the coding sequence GTGACAAATACCGTGTTTTCTAATGGTTGGTTAACTGTTCCATTAAGTGATTTGTTAATGTCACTTGAAACTGGTAGTAGGCCAAAAGGTGGTGTTAGAGGAATTACTGCTGGCATACCAAGCTTGGGTGGAGAACATCTGGATTCAAATGGAGGATTTAAGTTAGATAACATACGCTATGTTCCATTGGAATTTGCAGAATTAATGACCCGTGGAGCTATTAACAATGGTGATATTTTAGTCGTAAAAGATGGCGCCACGACTGGTAAGGTTTCGTTTGTAGACAATTCATTCCCGTTAAGTATAGCCGTTGTTAACGAACATGTATTTTTATGTCGCTGCTCATCACTGCTTAATTCTAAATACATTTTCTTCTATTTGTTCTCAAATTCAGGAAACCAACAAATTCTTGAGGATTTTAGAGGGGCGGCACAAGGGGGAATAAGCCAACGTTTTGCAGACCTCGTAAAAGTCCCATTAGCTCCAGCAGCTGAACAAACGCGCATCGTCGAAAAACTCGAAGAGCTTTTCTCTGATCTTGATGCCGGAGTAGCCGAACTCAAGGCCGCACAAAAAAAGCTGGCCCAATACCGCCAATCGCTGCTGAAAGCAGCGGTGGAAGGTTCACTTACTGCTGAGTGGCGTACCAAAAACACACCCAAAGAAACCGGCGCGCAACTGCTGGAACGCATCCTGAAAGAGCGCCGTGCCCGCTGGGAAGAGAAGCAGCTTGCCAGGTTTAAGGAGCAGGCCAAAACCCCGCCCAAAGGATGGCAGGACAAGTATCCCGAACCGGTGCAGCCGGATACCACCAATCTGCCGGAATTGCCGGAGGGGTGGGTGTGGGCGAGTGTTGATCAAGTCGGAGAAGTGTTCTTAGGCAAGATGCTTGATAAGACAAAACACCAAACTGGTGCAATGTTACCTTATTTGCGAAATATCAGTGTTCGTTGGGGCAGCATTGAGACTCACGATCTTCCTGAAATGTATTACGAGGAAGATGAGCTTGAGCGTTACGGCCTTGCATCTGGGGACGTGCTGGTGTGTGAAGGTGGTGAGCCGGGGCGTGCAGCAGTATGTGGCAAGGAGCATGAAAAGTTGAAATACCAAAAAGCACTTCATCGGGTTAGGCTGTTCAGTTTATATGAATCAGATTTACTGGTCTTTTATCTCGAACACTTAGCTAAAACGGGTATGCTTGAACAATATTTTACCGGAAGCACAATTAAGCATTTTACAAAAGAAAGCTTTATAGCGTTGCCGATACCGCTTCCTCCTATTTGCGAACAGTCAGAAATCGTAGAGCATCTAAAATTAGCAATTCAGTGTGCACAAGAGCAAGATGCCGCAATTATCCACTCCCTCACCCAAGCCGCTGCCCAGCGCAAAAACATCCTCAAATCCGCCTTCTCCGGCCAGCTTGTACTGCAAGCCCCCAACGATGAACCGGCAAGCCTGCTGCTGGAGCGGATACGGGCAGAGCGGCAGAAGGGTGAATCCAGCACCAAGAAGCGTAGTAGCCGCAAAAAGGTGGCTAAGCTATGA
- a CDS encoding ATP-binding cassette domain-containing protein, giving the protein MALITLRDISLAFGGPPLFDGINLQIEPGDRLCLMGRNGTGKSTLMKLISGDIPPEGGEVIRSQGLRVALVSQEIPQEVAGTVFEVVAQHPHAVAGAEQWEHEQQVERVLNRLHLEPEAEFATLSGGTKRRVLLARALVSAPDILLLDEPTNHLDIETILWLEEFLARNITTCIFVTHDRAFARRLANRIAELDRGRIYAFSCGYDQFVDRREALLEAEITRMALFDKKLAQEEAWVRQGIKARRTRNEGRVRALKALREEYRQRRTRQGTATIRLQEAERSGRLVIEAEQVRFSYGNRTVIRDLSTTIMRGDKLGIIGPNGSGKTTLLRLLLGELEPQSGSIRQGTRLEVLYMDQMRDQLDPQKSVAENVGEGNDTLVIGGKSRHIIGYLQDFLFSPERARSPVSILSGGERNRLLLAKLFTKPGNVLVLDEPTNDLDAETLELLEDLLMEYSGTLLLVSHDREFLNNVVSSTLAINADGTVKETVGGYDDWLREQQLEAAPPVATKPAQEKGKPQKERPRKLSFKEERELEGLPERITTLEAEQEQIHSTLADPEFYKNAGPEVARLNSRLEELDAELLAAYGRWEELEALR; this is encoded by the coding sequence ATGGCCCTGATTACCCTGCGCGACATATCCCTGGCCTTTGGCGGCCCTCCGCTGTTTGACGGCATCAACCTGCAGATCGAACCGGGGGACCGGCTCTGTCTGATGGGCAGAAACGGTACCGGCAAATCCACCCTGATGAAGCTGATCAGCGGAGATATCCCGCCGGAGGGTGGCGAAGTCATCCGCAGCCAGGGCCTACGGGTGGCGTTGGTCTCCCAGGAGATCCCCCAGGAGGTGGCCGGTACGGTCTTTGAGGTGGTGGCACAGCATCCCCATGCTGTAGCCGGTGCTGAGCAATGGGAGCATGAACAACAGGTGGAACGGGTGCTGAACCGGCTGCATCTGGAGCCGGAGGCGGAGTTTGCCACCCTCTCCGGCGGCACCAAGCGACGGGTGCTGCTGGCCCGCGCCCTGGTGTCGGCACCGGATATCCTGTTGCTGGACGAACCGACCAACCACCTGGATATTGAGACCATCCTCTGGCTGGAGGAGTTTCTGGCCAGAAACATCACCACCTGCATCTTTGTCACTCACGACCGTGCCTTTGCCCGGCGGCTGGCGAACAGAATTGCCGAGCTGGACCGGGGTAGAATCTATGCCTTCTCCTGCGGCTACGACCAGTTTGTGGATCGTCGCGAGGCACTTTTGGAGGCGGAAATTACCCGGATGGCCCTGTTTGACAAGAAGCTGGCCCAGGAAGAGGCATGGGTCCGCCAGGGGATCAAGGCCCGCCGCACCCGCAATGAAGGCAGGGTCCGGGCACTGAAGGCGTTGCGGGAGGAGTACCGCCAGCGTCGCACCCGTCAGGGTACCGCAACCATCCGGCTGCAGGAGGCTGAGCGCTCCGGCCGGCTGGTGATTGAGGCGGAACAGGTCAGGTTCAGCTATGGCAACCGGACCGTGATCCGCGACCTCTCCACCACCATCATGCGGGGTGACAAGCTGGGGATCATCGGCCCCAACGGCTCCGGCAAGACCACCCTGCTGCGGCTGCTGCTGGGCGAGCTGGAGCCACAGTCCGGCTCGATCCGGCAGGGCACCCGGCTGGAGGTGCTCTATATGGATCAGATGCGTGACCAGCTTGATCCCCAGAAAAGCGTGGCTGAAAATGTGGGGGAAGGGAATGACACCCTGGTGATTGGTGGCAAATCACGCCATATTATCGGCTACCTGCAGGACTTTCTATTCTCGCCGGAGCGGGCCCGCTCTCCGGTTTCAATCCTCTCCGGCGGCGAGCGCAACCGGCTGTTGCTGGCCAAGCTGTTCACCAAACCGGGCAATGTACTGGTGCTGGATGAGCCGACCAACGACCTGGATGCCGAGACCCTGGAGCTGCTGGAGGACCTGCTGATGGAGTACAGCGGCACCCTGTTGCTGGTCAGCCACGACCGGGAGTTCCTGAACAACGTGGTCAGCTCCACCCTGGCGATCAACGCTGACGGCACGGTCAAGGAAACGGTGGGCGGCTATGATGACTGGCTGCGGGAACAACAACTTGAGGCTGCCCCGCCTGTTGCAACAAAGCCGGCTCAGGAAAAGGGCAAACCGCAGAAAGAGCGGCCCCGCAAGCTCTCTTTCAAGGAAGAGCGTGAACTGGAGGGGTTGCCGGAGCGGATCACCACCCTTGAGGCGGAACAGGAGCAGATCCACAGCACCCTGGCTGATCCTGAATTCTACAAAAATGCCGGGCCGGAGGTGGCGCGCCTCAACAGCCGTCTGGAAGAGCTGGATGCCGAACTGCTGGCCGCCTACGGACGCTGGGAAGAGCTGGAGGCGCTGCGATGA
- a CDS encoding type I restriction endonuclease subunit R has product MTPEAKARQEIDQKLEQAGWVVQDLKKINLGAGPGVVVREYPTDTGPADYLLFVDRQPVGVIEAKPDNTILTFVEDQTERYARSTLKWRITSTPLRFLFESTGQVIHFTDGADPSARAREIFYFFKPEQLAEWLQQPESFRRRLKAQMPELPTRNLRDCQISAVTGLEKSLAQNRPRALVHMATGAGKTFTAITSVYRLLKYGDAKRILFLVDTRNLGKQAHQEFMAYTPPDDARKFTELYNVQRLNGPTIDPAAKVCISTIQRMYSLLSGEPIDESAEDVPLDQIVQTDKQAKVVRYNPAVPVETFDVIIIDECHRSIYNLWKQVLDYFDAFLVGLTATPDKRTFGFFNENIVAEYTYEQSVADGVNVGYDVFEIETEITKKGAELKAKEWVDHRDRQTRKKRWAEAEEDLLYTGKELDRSVVNISQIRKVIQAMKTAVETQIFPSRNETPKTLIFAKTDSHADDIIQIVREVYNQGNAFCKKVTYKAEEDPDSILASFRNDYNPRIAVTVDMIATGTDVKPLEVLLFMRDVRSKGYYEQMKGRGVRSLDHDALKRVSNSADSAKSRFVLIDAVGVEKSLKTESRPLEKKPSVPLKDLMLGVAMGHRDEDTVLSLANRLVRLAKQLDDKALARIEKRSGGLTVGALGKTLITAIDPDRVVAAAIATAKEKGITRTEETLTEEELTAARAQCVAAACAPFDSPELRDEIEAARREQEQVIDHINLDQVTFSGYSAQAEEQAQKVIQSFADYIAQHKDEIQALSFFYQQPYQRRTLTFEMIEELHDALSRPPLMLTTERLWNAYARVKGSQVTGADTKRQLTDLVALVRFAIGLDTELKPFRDQVDRRFQEWIFRHNAKRTTAFSTEQTEWLRLMKDHIASSCSIARDDFEYAEFAAKGGLQRVWGLFGTELDGVMTEMNEELVA; this is encoded by the coding sequence ATGACCCCTGAAGCGAAAGCACGACAGGAAATTGATCAAAAACTCGAACAAGCTGGCTGGGTTGTCCAGGATCTGAAAAAGATCAACCTGGGTGCCGGTCCGGGTGTTGTAGTGCGTGAATACCCAACTGATACCGGACCAGCGGATTATCTGCTGTTTGTGGATCGCCAGCCGGTCGGGGTAATCGAGGCCAAACCGGATAACACCATACTCACCTTTGTGGAAGACCAGACCGAACGCTACGCCCGCAGTACCCTTAAGTGGCGGATAACCTCCACACCACTGCGCTTCCTGTTTGAAAGCACCGGTCAGGTCATCCATTTTACCGACGGCGCTGACCCATCAGCCCGTGCCCGCGAGATCTTCTATTTTTTCAAGCCGGAACAACTTGCCGAATGGCTGCAGCAGCCTGAATCATTCCGTCGTCGCCTCAAGGCACAGATGCCGGAACTGCCGACCCGCAACCTGCGTGATTGCCAGATCAGCGCGGTGACTGGGCTGGAGAAATCTCTTGCCCAGAACAGGCCCCGCGCCTTGGTGCATATGGCAACCGGCGCTGGCAAAACCTTCACCGCCATTACCTCGGTCTACCGACTGCTCAAATATGGCGATGCCAAGCGGATTCTTTTCCTGGTTGATACCCGCAACCTGGGGAAACAGGCACATCAGGAGTTCATGGCCTACACCCCGCCCGACGATGCCCGCAAGTTTACGGAACTATACAATGTACAGCGCCTGAATGGCCCCACCATTGACCCGGCAGCCAAGGTCTGCATCAGCACCATTCAGCGGATGTACTCCCTCCTTTCTGGTGAACCGATTGATGAGTCTGCCGAGGATGTGCCGCTGGACCAGATTGTCCAAACCGACAAGCAGGCAAAGGTTGTGAGGTACAACCCGGCTGTACCGGTGGAGACCTTTGATGTCATCATTATTGATGAATGCCACCGCAGCATCTACAACCTCTGGAAACAGGTGCTCGACTACTTCGATGCCTTCCTGGTGGGCCTCACCGCCACCCCTGACAAACGCACCTTTGGCTTCTTCAATGAAAATATCGTTGCCGAATACACCTACGAGCAATCGGTGGCCGATGGCGTGAACGTGGGGTATGACGTCTTTGAGATTGAAACCGAGATCACCAAAAAGGGGGCTGAACTGAAGGCCAAAGAATGGGTGGATCACCGCGACCGGCAGACCCGCAAGAAACGCTGGGCCGAGGCAGAGGAAGATCTGCTCTACACCGGCAAGGAACTGGACAGGTCGGTGGTAAACATCAGCCAGATCCGCAAGGTGATCCAGGCCATGAAAACAGCGGTGGAGACGCAGATATTCCCCAGCCGTAACGAGACCCCCAAGACCCTGATCTTTGCCAAGACCGACAGCCACGCCGACGACATAATCCAGATCGTGCGCGAGGTCTACAACCAGGGAAACGCCTTCTGTAAAAAAGTCACCTACAAGGCAGAAGAAGACCCGGACAGCATCCTTGCCAGCTTCCGCAACGACTATAACCCGCGCATTGCCGTTACCGTGGACATGATTGCCACCGGCACTGATGTAAAGCCTTTGGAAGTCTTGCTCTTCATGCGTGATGTCCGCTCTAAGGGGTATTATGAGCAGATGAAGGGACGCGGTGTCCGCAGTCTTGACCATGATGCCCTGAAACGGGTATCCAACAGCGCTGACAGCGCCAAGAGCCGCTTTGTCCTGATTGATGCTGTGGGGGTGGAAAAATCCCTCAAGACCGAAAGCCGCCCGCTGGAGAAAAAGCCGTCAGTACCGCTGAAAGACCTGATGCTGGGTGTGGCCATGGGGCACCGGGATGAAGATACCGTACTCAGTCTGGCCAATCGTCTGGTGCGGCTGGCCAAGCAGTTGGATGACAAGGCCCTGGCGCGGATCGAAAAGAGATCCGGCGGGCTGACGGTTGGCGCTTTGGGCAAGACGCTGATTACCGCCATTGACCCTGATCGGGTTGTTGCAGCTGCCATTGCCACTGCCAAGGAAAAAGGGATCACCCGCACCGAAGAGACCCTGACCGAAGAGGAGCTGACCGCTGCCCGCGCCCAATGCGTGGCTGCTGCCTGCGCCCCCTTTGACAGCCCGGAACTACGGGATGAAATCGAAGCAGCCCGCCGGGAACAGGAGCAGGTCATTGACCATATCAATCTGGATCAGGTCACCTTCTCCGGGTACAGCGCCCAGGCTGAAGAGCAGGCACAGAAGGTCATCCAGAGCTTTGCCGACTACATTGCCCAACATAAGGATGAAATCCAGGCGCTCAGTTTCTTCTACCAGCAACCGTACCAACGCCGTACCCTCACCTTTGAGATGATCGAAGAGCTGCACGATGCCCTTTCCCGCCCGCCATTGATGCTGACCACCGAACGGCTCTGGAACGCATACGCCCGGGTGAAAGGTTCGCAGGTAACCGGCGCTGATACAAAACGGCAACTGACTGATCTGGTGGCCCTGGTTCGTTTTGCCATTGGGCTGGATACGGAATTGAAGCCGTTCCGTGATCAGGTGGACAGGCGTTTTCAGGAATGGATCTTCCGCCACAACGCCAAGCGCACCACCGCCTTCAGCACAGAGCAGACCGAATGGCTGCGGCTGATGAAGGATCATATCGCTTCCAGTTGCTCCATAGCCCGTGACGATTTTGAGTATGCCGAGTTTGCCGCCAAAGGTGGCCTGCAGAGGGTGTGGGGGCTGTTTGGTACGGAGCTGGATGGGGTGATGACGGAGATGAATGAGGAGCTGGTGGCGTAA
- a CDS encoding GIY-YIG nuclease family protein, giving the protein MPYMYILECADGSYYTGSTWNLEKRLWEHQQGIGARHTAKRLPVKLLYCEEYARIDEAYFREKQVQGWGRKKKEALMAGKFDELHQLAVCGNETSHLRDAGFDCAQPAEPSRSDSGSRSLSAAEGSNQRSYTPRSLSAAEGSTVIEKDVNE; this is encoded by the coding sequence ATGCCCTATATGTACATTCTCGAATGTGCCGATGGCAGTTACTATACAGGCAGCACATGGAATCTTGAAAAGCGCCTTTGGGAGCACCAACAGGGGATTGGTGCCCGTCATACAGCAAAGCGTCTTCCTGTAAAGCTGCTTTACTGCGAAGAATATGCGCGTATCGATGAAGCATATTTTCGAGAAAAACAAGTGCAAGGCTGGGGTAGGAAGAAAAAGGAAGCCTTGATGGCTGGAAAATTTGATGAATTGCATCAGCTGGCCGTGTGCGGAAATGAAACGTCGCACTTGAGAGATGCTGGCTTCGACTGCGCTCAGCCAGCGGAACCTTCCCGCTCCGACTCCGGCTCCCGTTCCCTGAGCGCAGCCGAAGGAAGCAACCAGCGGAGCTACACCCCCCGCTCCCTGAGCGCAGCCGAAGGGAGCACAGTCATAGAGAAAGACGTAAATGAATGA
- the cydC gene encoding thiol reductant ABC exporter subunit CydC gives MKELLRMLKPARHHWRWMAGDIGLGVAVIAANAALMAISGWFIASMAVAGVAQASFNYFFASASIRALAILRALGRYGERLVSHEAAFHILAELRVWLFRRLIPLAPAGLESYAGGDLAGRLRADVDSLENLYLRIIAPLATGGFTVLLAGLFVLVWSGSAALVLVGLLLLAGLLLPLLARHLAAQPGKRSAELAGALRTTVTEGLQGAEELLLLGATDKQAQAVEALSSGLVQQQVRLGQISSLTLAGVTTCGALAMAGLALVCIPLVQSGQLAGPNLVMLLLFSAASFEAVGPLAHSLQLIPATSEAIRRIRELADAPIPLPEPLQPQLPESCRIVLDQVSCSYGEGQAVLKQFSLVINPGEQVAVVGPSGSGKSTLIELLLRFRPYQGSISIGGCELRDISPDQLSRLVAAVPQQPHLFNSTIRENILLGREIIDEQLSAVLADSGLKQWIAGLPQGLDTPVGETGSAVSGGEARRIALARALVSNAPILLLDEPTEGLDGAIEQSVVQHLKDRLQGTTVLVVTHRPACLQMAERIVKIGATKGAAT, from the coding sequence GTGAAAGAACTACTGCGGATGCTGAAACCTGCCAGACACCACTGGCGCTGGATGGCTGGCGATATCGGGCTGGGGGTGGCGGTCATCGCTGCCAATGCGGCCCTGATGGCGATCTCCGGCTGGTTCATCGCCTCCATGGCCGTGGCCGGGGTTGCTCAAGCCTCCTTTAACTACTTCTTTGCCTCTGCCTCCATCCGCGCCCTGGCTATTCTGCGGGCTTTGGGCCGCTATGGCGAGCGGCTGGTAAGCCATGAGGCGGCTTTTCATATTCTGGCTGAATTGCGGGTCTGGCTGTTCCGGCGCCTGATTCCCCTGGCACCGGCCGGGCTTGAAAGCTACGCCGGCGGCGATCTGGCTGGCAGGCTGCGGGCTGATGTGGACAGCCTGGAAAACCTCTACCTGCGGATTATTGCACCCCTTGCCACCGGTGGCTTTACGGTCCTGTTGGCAGGGCTGTTTGTGCTGGTCTGGAGCGGATCAGCAGCTCTGGTACTGGTGGGGTTATTACTGCTGGCCGGCCTGCTGCTGCCGCTGCTGGCACGTCATCTGGCTGCACAGCCGGGCAAACGTTCAGCAGAACTGGCCGGGGCACTGCGCACCACAGTAACCGAAGGACTGCAGGGCGCAGAAGAACTGCTGCTCTTGGGGGCAACCGATAAGCAGGCCCAAGCTGTTGAGGCGCTCTCCAGCGGTCTGGTACAGCAACAGGTCCGCTTGGGACAGATCAGCAGCCTGACCCTGGCCGGTGTCACCACCTGCGGTGCCCTGGCCATGGCCGGTCTGGCCCTGGTCTGCATCCCGCTGGTACAGTCCGGTCAATTGGCAGGCCCCAATCTGGTGATGCTGCTGCTGTTCAGCGCAGCCTCCTTTGAGGCGGTCGGCCCCCTGGCTCACTCGCTGCAACTAATCCCTGCCACCAGTGAAGCGATCCGCCGGATTCGTGAACTGGCTGATGCACCGATACCGCTGCCGGAACCGCTGCAGCCGCAGCTACCGGAGTCATGCAGGATCGTACTGGATCAGGTCAGCTGTAGCTATGGTGAAGGCCAGGCAGTACTGAAGCAGTTCTCGCTGGTCATCAACCCAGGTGAACAGGTGGCGGTGGTGGGCCCCAGCGGCAGCGGCAAGTCCACCCTGATTGAGCTGTTACTCCGCTTCCGCCCCTATCAGGGCAGCATCAGCATTGGTGGTTGCGAGCTGCGTGACATATCACCAGACCAGCTTTCCCGACTGGTTGCCGCAGTACCGCAGCAACCGCACCTGTTTAACAGCACAATCCGGGAAAACATCCTGCTGGGACGCGAGATAATAGATGAACAACTGAGTGCTGTTCTGGCTGACAGTGGCCTTAAGCAGTGGATTGCGGGTTTGCCGCAGGGACTGGACACCCCGGTGGGTGAGACCGGCAGCGCCGTGTCTGGTGGCGAGGCACGGCGGATCGCCCTGGCCCGTGCCCTGGTCAGCAATGCGCCGATTCTGCTGCTGGATGAGCCGACCGAAGGGCTGGATGGCGCTATTGAGCAGTCTGTGGTACAACATCTGAAAGATCGCTTGCAGGGCACGACTGTGCTGGTGGTGACCCACCGACCGGCCTGTCTGCAGATGGCTGAACGTATTGTCAAGATTGGAGCAACAAAAGGAGCTGCCACATGA